The following proteins come from a genomic window of Aspergillus oryzae RIB40 DNA, chromosome 4:
- a CDS encoding glycoside hydrolase family 134 protein (predicted protein) translates to MDPSTYPYGDGKTGDATNFGIFKQNWMMLRTSATEFLGQKTEDVKNGEVLNTNLEKDIKARHDGEKKYGFDVWYAGHRNGASGLENPNTQDINNYKSAVKWIKSQIESDKKYQSDDTRFWVDVVAI, encoded by the exons ATGGACCCCAGCACCTACCCCTACG GTGACGGCAAGACCGGTGATGCCACCAACTTCGGTATCTTCAAGCAGAATTGGATGATGCTGCGCACTTCCGCCACTGAGTTCCTCGGTCAGAAGACTGAGGATGTCAAGAATGGCGAGGTCCTGAA CACCAACCTCgaaaaggatatcaaggccCGCCACGACGGCGAGAAGAAGTACGGTTTCGATGTCTGGTACGCTGGTCACCGCAACGGCGCGTCCGGCCTCGAAAACCCCAACACCCAGGATATCAACA ACTACAAGAGCGCCGTCAAGTGGATCAAGTCTCAGATCGAGAGTGACAAGAAGTACCAGAGCGACGACACCCGTTTCTGGGTTGATGTCGTTGCCATCTAA